Proteins from one Podospora pseudoanserina strain CBS 124.78 chromosome 1, whole genome shotgun sequence genomic window:
- a CDS encoding hypothetical protein (EggNog:ENOG503P682; COG:S), translated as MQLSSVLSLLAVGTLAAAQASNNVTTGKLGDARPVRNNPVIGEVWIAEFDSETVKGTFKAVAAQIGINYTIDITGLPEENGPYNYHIHVRAVPENGTCADTGAHLDSYVRGQEPPCEASLPATCEVGDLSGKYGKVAGGHIQKEFHDPYTATNIIQLGYIGNRAVVFHDKSSARVACANIKKAPVAATP; from the exons ATGCAGCTGTCTTCTGTTTTGAGCCTCCTGGCTGTTGGCACGCTGGCAGCGGCCCAGGCTTCCAACAACGTCACGACTGGTAAGCTGGGTGATGCTCGGCCGGTGAGGAACAACCCCGTCATTGGTGAGGTTTGGATCGCCGAGTTCGACTCGGAAACCGTCAAGGGCACCTTCAAGGCTGTCGCTGCCCAGATCGGCATCAACTACACCATTGATATTACCGGCTTGCCAGAGGAGAACGGACCTTACA ACTACCACATCCACGTCCGCGCTGTTCCCGAAAACGGCACATGCGCCGATACGGGCGCTCATCTCGACTCATACGTGCGTGGCCAGGAACCGCCTTGTGAGGCTTCGCTGCCTGCGACTTGCGAGGTCGGCGATCTGTCTGGGAAGTATGGCAAGGTTGCTGGGGGCCATATTCAGAAGGA aTTCCATGATCCATACACtgccaccaacatcatccagctTGGGTATATTGGTAATCGTGCGGTTGTTTTCCATGATAAGAGTTCGGCGAGGGTTGCTTgcgccaacatcaagaaggcgcCGGTTGCTGCGACTCCTTGA